A genome region from Macaca nemestrina isolate mMacNem1 chromosome 20, mMacNem.hap1, whole genome shotgun sequence includes the following:
- the TEKTL1 gene encoding tektin-like protein 1 — protein sequence MRVLAPPVERSQDTRIGAPAWREAAQALSRTAHILTDRCGQEAVTMWQPKDSVLDPNVAHHLGRAAYIQPWRFRVEMLKGGGTVEKPPPGEGVTLWKGKMKPPAWYARLPLPLHRKARALQTTEVVHAHARGARLTAARLGRAQHQINGRVRQLLRQREVTDHRLSEVRKGLLINQQSVKLRGYRPKSEKIPDKADSMLTWEKEELKSMKRKMEKDMEKSEVLLKTLASCRDTLNFCFKERLQAVDLMNQPLDKVLEQAGRHSWVNLSRAPTPRTQGQKTPPPDPVGTYTPECALALNEAKRLLVESKDTLVEMAKNVVDVQEQQLQISDRVCASLAQKASETLELKERLTMTLGLMRGTIHRCTKYNQEMYTTHGLIKGPLSKVYLETGEKLDRPLVRMYQRHVGTQLPEAARLAQGTDKLQRHITHLEKNLDELLATHKNLTWGLNCKTIGHEVDGSVVRLRLRQRQPHVCYEQAQRLVNDWDPRTPPPRSKSSTDP from the exons ATGCGCGTGTTGGCACCCCCGGTAGAGCGCAGCCAGGACACACGCATTGGGGCCCCAGCATGGCGCGAGGCAGCTCAGGCCCTGTCGAGAACCGCGCACATACTGACGGATCGCTGCGGGCAGGAGGCGGTGACCATGTGGCAGCCCAAGGACAGCGTGCTGGACCCGAACGTGGCGCACCACCTCGGCCGCGCCGCCTACATCCAGCCCTGGCGCTTCCGCGTGGAGATGCTCAAAGGCGGCGGCACCGTGGAGAAGCCGCCGCCAGGCGAGGGCGTCACGCTGTGGAAGGGCAAGATGAAGCCGCCCGCCTGGTACGCCCGCCTGCCGCTACCATTGCACCGCAAAGCGCGCGCCCTGCAGACCACCGAGGTGGTGCACGCGCACGCGCGTGGAGCGCGCCTCACCGCCGCCCGCCTCGGCCGCGCGCAGCACCAGATTAACGGGCGGGTGCGACAGCTGCTGCGCCAGCGCGAGGTCACCGACCACAGGCTCAGCGAAGTGCGCAAGGGCCTGCTTATTAACCAGCAGAGTGTCAAGCTGCGGGGCTACAGGCCCAAGTCTGAGAAG ATCCCTGACAAAGCTGACAGTATGCTTACATGGGAGAAAGAGGAGCTGAAAAGCATGAAGAGGAAAATGGAGAAAGATATGGAAAAATCAGAGGTCCTACTCAAG ACCCTGGCCTCCTGCCGAGACACCCTGAACTTCTGCTTCAAGGAGCGGCTGCAAGCCGTGGACCTCATGAACCAGCCTCTGGACAAGGTTCTAGAGCAGGCCGGACGCCACTCATGGGTGAACCTCTCCCGGGCCCCCACCCCACGCACGCAGGGTCAGAAAACGCCTCCTCCAGACCCTGTGGGCACCTATACCCCAG AGTGCGCCTTGGCGCTAAATGAAGCCAAGCGGTTGTTGGTCGAGTCCAAGGACACCttggtggaaatggcaaagaacGTGGTGGACGTCCAGGAGCAACAGCTGCAGATAAGCGACCGCGTGTGCGCCTCGCTGGCGCAGAAGGCGAGCGAGACCTTGGAGCTGAAG GAAAGATTAACTATGACGTTAGGACTGATGAGGGGAACTATCCACCGGTGTACGAAATACAACCAAGAGATGTACACCACCCACGGTCTCATCAAG GGTCCTCTGTCGAAAGTTTACCTGGAGACTGGAGAAAAGCTGGACAGACCCCTGGTTCGCATGTACCAGAGACACGTGGGCACCCAACTCCCTGAGGCTGCGCGCCTCGCGCAG GGCACCGACAAGCTGCAGCGCCACATCACGCACCTGGAAAAGAACCTGGACGAGCTGCTCGCCACGCACAAGAACCTCACCTGGGGCCTCAACTGCAAAACCATCGGACATGAGGTGGACGGCAGCGTGGTGCGCCTGCGCCTGCGCCAGCGGCAACCGCACGTGTGCTACGAGCAGGCTCAGCGCCTGGTTAATGACTGGGACCCGCGCACGCCGCCGCCGCGCAGCAAGAGCAGCACCGACCCCTAG